Proteins encoded together in one Deinococcus hopiensis KR-140 window:
- a CDS encoding metallophosphoesterase family protein, with product MIPTRTTVRIAAVSGVHRTRTSAGTLAPLLKQAAKDADILLLPRDLTDYGTADEAHSLTKELAAVRIPTLAVLGNHDFESGTPEDVRGVLTEAGVTVLDGEACEVHGVGFAGIKGFGGGFGRWTLGSWGEAPIKAFVQEALKLEAALARLHTPSASPCCTTRPPLPP from the coding sequence ATGATCCCCACCAGAACCACCGTCCGAATCGCCGCCGTGAGCGGCGTTCACCGTACCCGCACCTCGGCAGGTACCCTCGCTCCCCTTCTCAAGCAGGCGGCCAAAGACGCCGACATCCTCCTGCTCCCCAGAGACCTGACCGACTACGGCACGGCCGACGAGGCCCACAGCCTGACGAAGGAACTCGCCGCAGTCCGTATCCCCACCCTCGCCGTGCTGGGCAACCATGACTTCGAGAGCGGCACTCCGGAGGACGTGCGCGGCGTGCTGACGGAGGCGGGCGTGACCGTGCTGGACGGCGAGGCCTGCGAGGTTCACGGGGTGGGCTTTGCGGGGATCAAGGGCTTCGGCGGTGGATTCGGGCGCTGGACGCTGGGTTCGTGGGGAGAGGCACCCATCAAGGCGTTCGTGCAAGAGGCGCTGAAGCTGGAAGCGGCCCTCGCCCGGCTGCACACCCCCAGCGCGTCGCCGTGCTGCACTACGCGCCCACCGCTGCCACCGTAG
- a CDS encoding DUF421 domain-containing protein, which yields MAGRSETQTLWKIDWHALITPQVALPEIVLRGTLMYLALFLILRLVLKRESSGLGVTDLLVVVLIADAAQNALAADYRSVPEGILLVLTIIFWSWFLNWLGYHVPLFERLVHPPPLPLVRGGTLLRRNMRQELITETELLSLLREQGVDDLAEVQVACMEGDGSISVITRGRGAARSGKDRQWP from the coding sequence GTGGCTGGACGCAGCGAGACCCAAACCCTATGGAAAATCGACTGGCACGCGCTGATAACGCCGCAGGTGGCCCTGCCGGAGATCGTGCTGCGCGGCACGCTGATGTACCTGGCCCTGTTCCTGATTCTGCGCCTCGTCCTGAAGCGCGAGTCGAGCGGACTGGGCGTCACGGACCTGCTGGTGGTCGTGCTGATCGCCGACGCGGCGCAAAACGCCCTCGCGGCCGATTACCGTTCGGTTCCCGAGGGCATTCTCCTCGTGCTGACCATCATCTTCTGGAGCTGGTTTCTCAACTGGCTGGGCTACCACGTGCCCCTGTTTGAACGCCTGGTCCATCCGCCACCGCTGCCGCTGGTGCGGGGCGGAACGCTGTTGCGGCGCAACATGCGCCAGGAACTGATCACCGAGACCGAACTGCTGAGCCTGCTGCGCGAACAGGGCGTCGATGACCTGGCAGAGGTGCAGGTGGCCTGCATGGAGGGCGACGGCAGCATCAGCGTGATCACGCGTGGGCGGGGAGCCGCCCGCTCGGGAAAGGACCGGCAGTGGCCCTAA
- a CDS encoding sensor domain-containing diguanylate cyclase, whose translation MRDPFLPFPDVLSRARGWREGGLFRREPRRRDTYQVVLPLALLGTLVPLALDRPAPATPLADVTPFQVALVSVMLLLSLVRRCPLWVLDLLLLLGGWLSVLGQLGVALFAPDVPQRAAILGNTVPWFLVLLLAHTWLLGARRGTWLSVGALGVTLVLTIAFASGPMNSWGEAGRALLSPLFQLLLAGGIALLGQHTSSRRATTWARQGLWGGIPDEARDPLTGLPGRWALEQVVASQLPARATGLAVAVITVDNLEDMAAARGDVFTEVLRAHVARTLSVSIRDEDVVGCLEDGAFAVLMRVPDARFARSTCERLRVRVASRPLNGVLPTVSIGVAFWHEHPSVEGLLREARQAMLRARQDGGNRVQLLPETHGTLPPAVLV comes from the coding sequence ATGCGAGATCCCTTCCTGCCCTTCCCAGACGTGCTGTCGCGGGCGCGCGGCTGGCGGGAAGGAGGTCTGTTTCGGCGTGAACCCCGGCGGCGCGACACCTATCAGGTCGTGCTGCCGCTGGCACTGCTGGGGACGCTCGTGCCGCTGGCGCTGGACCGTCCCGCTCCCGCCACCCCGCTGGCTGACGTCACGCCCTTTCAGGTGGCCCTGGTCAGCGTGATGCTGCTGCTGTCGCTGGTGCGGCGCTGCCCGCTGTGGGTGCTGGACCTGCTGCTGCTGCTGGGCGGCTGGCTGTCAGTGCTGGGCCAACTGGGAGTCGCCCTGTTCGCGCCGGACGTGCCGCAACGGGCGGCCATCCTGGGCAACACGGTCCCGTGGTTCCTGGTGCTGCTCCTCGCCCACACCTGGCTGCTGGGAGCGCGGCGCGGCACCTGGCTGAGTGTGGGAGCACTGGGGGTGACGTTGGTCCTGACCATCGCCTTCGCGTCGGGACCGATGAACAGCTGGGGGGAAGCGGGCCGCGCCCTGCTCAGCCCCCTGTTTCAGCTGCTGCTGGCGGGGGGCATCGCGTTGCTGGGACAGCACACTTCGTCCCGCCGAGCGACCACCTGGGCGCGGCAGGGGCTGTGGGGCGGCATTCCTGACGAGGCGCGCGATCCCCTGACCGGCCTGCCGGGGCGCTGGGCCTTGGAACAGGTGGTGGCCTCGCAGCTGCCCGCCCGCGCGACGGGGCTGGCGGTGGCGGTGATCACCGTGGACAACCTGGAGGACATGGCGGCGGCCCGGGGCGACGTGTTCACGGAAGTGTTGCGCGCCCACGTCGCCCGCACCTTGAGCGTGTCCATCCGCGACGAGGACGTGGTGGGTTGCCTGGAGGACGGGGCCTTCGCCGTACTGATGCGGGTGCCCGACGCCCGCTTCGCCCGCTCCACCTGCGAGCGGCTGCGGGTACGCGTGGCCTCGCGACCCCTGAACGGTGTGCTGCCCACCGTGAGCATCGGCGTCGCCTTCTGGCACGAGCACCCCAGCGTGGAAGGCCTGCTGCGGGAAGCCCGCCAGGCCATGTTGCGGGCCCGGCAGGACGGCGGCAACCGCGTCCAGCTGCTGCCCGAGACCCACGGCACCTTGCCCCCTGCCGTACTTGTTTAA
- a CDS encoding alpha-amylase family glycosyl hydrolase translates to MKRFQKVGRASALAALTLSLSACGQLLPPQNGGASAQDWQGEVIYFALTDRFANGDAANDNGPNRDAGDRTDKTNPLGWHGGDFSGLKAKIEEGYFQKMGFTALWISPVVLQVPAIPVSSGPTKGKAFAGYHGYWADDFFQIDPHFGTLAEYKSLVQTAHRYKLKVIQDVVVNHAGYGSTLTKDHPEWFHTQAECGASTSKDEDCALAGLPDFKQDLPEVTTYLNDFVNHWRTQTGIDGLRIDTMKHVPAAYWKQFFAAGGAGDPAKLWSVGEVFNGDPAFLAHYMNDLGAPSVFDFALYFAMKDNLSSAGGNLDRVADVFAKDGVYRDPTRLTTFVDNHDVRRFVSEVQERGGSAAQATERLDLALSLLYTSRGTPSVYQGTEIAQPGLGDPYDYVLGQGNREDMNFNALSQSTLDERLAALATARKTYPALTRGAQQELWRPNGGAPILAYRRVVGGGQPVVAVINNGDSPVDLSTLSGGGIPLLGTFAGSALTEITGRASGLKISGGKLVGTVPARTALAVTAPTGSGAAGTINPALPEVVGLRADAGDSAVQLTWTASNGASVTGYRMYVKSGSGQERLLNFAPLPKDQTTFLASGVTNDQASTFRVVTVDAQGAESKGSSVTATASSKNTVKVTFTVDARSQGNGPTELRRFDTGQQIVYPMTQSDRGIWKTDVELPLFREVKFKFGNNGAGAKNTGYEGPGQGDRSYVVGTNNNSYSGTYDFIEKPVPTGLIEGKVTAAGAALSGALVASTTADPNLNYAITFSDGSYTLFAPAGAQTLRAGADGYQERTQQVTAPKTGVNFDLVRGTSSGPKVGKYTIDGDLGDWTTPKANVQSPKEGVFGADNNWLTLQADSDDTYLYLAYTYRVAGNSALLYLDLKDGGAGKADGFDAWKRAATFSGGMGGVDAFVARYERETTQLRLVKGDTATQEVAASGYTLATSGSTAAQTVEVAIPWTALGLSVRPAGGVNVVGGIFGGEGYGAGDIVPDAGSTPPGANTIGTDAEQRRATFTQPLNVK, encoded by the coding sequence ATGAAACGCTTCCAAAAGGTGGGGCGCGCGAGCGCCCTGGCGGCCCTCACGTTGTCTCTGTCGGCCTGCGGCCAACTGCTCCCTCCCCAGAACGGAGGTGCGTCGGCCCAGGACTGGCAGGGCGAGGTGATCTACTTCGCGCTCACGGACCGCTTTGCCAACGGTGATGCGGCCAATGACAACGGCCCAAATCGCGACGCCGGGGACCGGACGGACAAGACCAACCCGCTGGGCTGGCACGGGGGCGACTTCTCCGGGCTGAAAGCCAAAATTGAGGAAGGCTACTTCCAGAAGATGGGTTTCACGGCCCTCTGGATCAGCCCGGTGGTGCTGCAAGTGCCCGCCATCCCGGTAAGCAGCGGGCCCACCAAGGGGAAAGCCTTTGCGGGCTACCACGGCTACTGGGCCGACGACTTCTTCCAGATTGATCCACACTTCGGCACCCTGGCCGAATACAAGTCGCTGGTCCAGACGGCGCACAGGTACAAGCTCAAGGTCATCCAGGACGTGGTGGTCAACCACGCAGGCTACGGCTCAACGCTGACCAAGGACCATCCCGAATGGTTCCACACGCAGGCCGAGTGCGGCGCGAGCACAAGCAAGGATGAGGACTGCGCGCTGGCGGGCCTGCCCGATTTCAAGCAGGACCTGCCCGAGGTCACCACATACCTCAACGACTTTGTGAACCACTGGCGCACCCAGACGGGCATCGACGGACTGCGAATCGACACCATGAAGCACGTGCCTGCTGCGTACTGGAAGCAGTTCTTCGCGGCTGGGGGCGCGGGTGACCCAGCCAAACTGTGGTCCGTGGGCGAAGTGTTCAATGGGGACCCGGCCTTCCTGGCACACTACATGAATGACCTCGGCGCGCCCAGCGTGTTCGACTTCGCGCTGTACTTCGCCATGAAGGACAACCTGTCCAGCGCGGGGGGCAACCTGGACCGGGTGGCGGACGTGTTCGCCAAAGACGGTGTGTACCGCGATCCCACCCGGCTGACCACCTTCGTGGACAACCATGACGTGCGGCGCTTTGTCAGCGAGGTGCAGGAGCGGGGTGGAAGCGCGGCGCAGGCCACGGAACGGCTGGACCTGGCCCTCAGCCTGCTGTACACCTCGCGCGGCACGCCGAGCGTGTACCAGGGCACCGAGATCGCCCAGCCCGGGCTGGGCGATCCCTACGATTACGTCTTGGGACAGGGCAACCGCGAGGACATGAACTTCAACGCCCTGTCGCAGAGCACGCTGGACGAGCGCCTGGCCGCCCTGGCAACCGCCCGTAAGACATACCCGGCCCTCACGCGGGGCGCGCAGCAAGAACTGTGGCGGCCCAACGGCGGCGCGCCCATCTTGGCCTACCGCCGGGTGGTGGGGGGCGGACAGCCCGTGGTGGCGGTGATCAACAACGGCGACAGCCCGGTGGATCTCTCCACCCTCAGCGGCGGTGGAATTCCACTGTTGGGCACCTTCGCGGGCAGCGCCCTCACCGAAATCACTGGGCGCGCCTCGGGGCTGAAGATCAGCGGCGGCAAGCTGGTGGGCACCGTGCCTGCCCGGACAGCCCTCGCCGTGACGGCCCCCACTGGAAGCGGGGCGGCGGGCACCATCAACCCAGCATTGCCCGAGGTGGTGGGTCTGCGCGCGGATGCTGGCGACAGCGCCGTGCAGCTGACCTGGACGGCTTCCAACGGCGCCAGCGTCACGGGCTACCGCATGTACGTCAAGTCGGGCAGTGGACAAGAACGCCTGCTGAACTTCGCGCCGCTGCCAAAAGACCAGACCACCTTCCTCGCTTCCGGCGTGACGAACGATCAGGCGAGCACCTTCCGGGTGGTGACGGTGGACGCGCAGGGAGCGGAGAGCAAGGGCAGCAGCGTCACCGCCACCGCGAGCAGCAAGAACACGGTCAAGGTCACCTTCACGGTAGACGCCCGCAGCCAGGGCAACGGCCCCACCGAGCTGCGCCGCTTCGACACCGGGCAGCAGATCGTCTATCCCATGACGCAGTCGGACCGGGGTATCTGGAAAACGGACGTGGAACTGCCCCTCTTCCGCGAGGTGAAGTTCAAGTTCGGCAACAACGGCGCGGGAGCCAAGAACACAGGTTACGAGGGCCCCGGTCAGGGTGACCGCTCCTACGTGGTGGGGACGAACAACAACAGCTACAGCGGCACCTACGACTTTATCGAGAAGCCCGTGCCCACAGGGTTGATCGAGGGCAAGGTGACGGCCGCGGGCGCGGCGCTGAGCGGCGCGCTCGTGGCTTCCACCACCGCCGATCCCAACCTGAACTACGCGATCACCTTCTCCGACGGCAGCTACACCCTGTTCGCCCCGGCAGGAGCCCAGACATTGAGAGCGGGGGCGGACGGCTATCAGGAGCGTACGCAGCAGGTCACGGCTCCGAAGACGGGGGTGAACTTCGACTTGGTCAGGGGCACCTCAAGCGGCCCCAAGGTCGGCAAGTACACCATCGACGGGGACCTGGGCGACTGGACCACCCCCAAGGCCAACGTCCAGAGTCCGAAAGAAGGCGTATTCGGGGCAGACAACAACTGGTTGACCCTTCAGGCCGACAGCGACGACACATACCTGTACCTCGCCTACACCTACCGGGTGGCGGGCAACAGCGCCCTGCTGTATCTGGACCTCAAAGACGGTGGGGCGGGCAAGGCCGACGGCTTCGACGCCTGGAAACGGGCGGCCACCTTCAGCGGTGGGATGGGCGGTGTGGACGCCTTCGTGGCCCGGTATGAGCGGGAAACCACACAGCTGCGACTGGTTAAGGGCGATACCGCCACGCAGGAGGTGGCCGCCAGCGGCTACACCCTCGCCACAAGCGGCAGCACGGCGGCCCAGACCGTCGAAGTGGCGATTCCCTGGACTGCCCTGGGCCTGTCCGTCAGGCCTGCGGGTGGCGTAAACGTGGTGGGCGGCATTTTCGGCGGCGAAGGCTACGGCGCGGGCGACATCGTTCCCGACGCCGGCAGCACGCCGCCCGGCGCGAACACCATCGGCACGGACGCTGAGCAGCGCCGCGCGACCTTTACGCAGCCCCTCAACGTGAAGTAA
- a CDS encoding DUF47 domain-containing protein, translated as MVLSRFMPRNPQFSAKFAEAARNAHATAQALVDLLENYTDVERKVQKVRDLEHEGDRITREITNLLAESFIVPFDREDILALNNELDDLVDDMEDAARKLSLYGIEKPLPQMVQLARVVEQQCALLAQGMPLIEDAGRVRELTALAGQIRTLEDEGDTISDEVQRTLYQGVTDVPGMIRAMRGGEIANLIEDASDQAQRVAKTVESILLKNA; from the coding sequence ATGGTCCTGTCACGATTTATGCCACGCAACCCGCAATTCAGCGCCAAGTTCGCTGAGGCGGCCCGCAATGCCCACGCCACCGCCCAGGCCCTCGTGGACCTGCTGGAGAACTACACGGACGTCGAACGCAAGGTGCAGAAGGTGCGTGACCTGGAGCATGAGGGCGACCGCATCACGCGGGAGATCACCAACCTGCTCGCTGAGTCCTTCATCGTGCCCTTCGACCGCGAGGACATCCTGGCGCTGAACAATGAACTCGACGACCTCGTGGACGATATGGAGGACGCGGCGCGCAAGCTGAGCCTGTACGGTATCGAAAAGCCCCTGCCGCAGATGGTGCAGCTCGCCCGCGTGGTGGAGCAGCAGTGCGCGCTGCTGGCCCAGGGCATGCCCCTGATCGAAGACGCCGGGCGCGTGCGCGAACTCACCGCCCTGGCCGGGCAGATCCGCACCCTGGAAGACGAGGGCGACACCATCAGCGATGAGGTGCAGCGCACCCTGTATCAGGGCGTGACGGACGTGCCCGGAATGATCCGCGCGATGCGGGGCGGCGAGATCGCCAACCTGATCGAGGACGCCTCAGACCAGGCGCAGCGGGTGGCCAAGACCGTCGAGAGCATCCTGCTCAAGAACGCGTGA
- a CDS encoding inorganic phosphate transporter encodes MEPAFIGLVAIVVLALAFDFINGFHDTANAIATSVATKVLTPAQAIAMSAVLNVVGALMGTAVAKTISKDIIPQEYATLELVGAALVSAIVWNLYTWWKGLPSSSSHALIFSLVGAGVAAGGWGIIIPKGVKKTLTGLVTSPALGFVVPIVLMGLLSWLALRWMRPRTVTRTFRWAQILSAAFMAFSHGGNDAQKTMGIVTFALSAYYNQKYDLVPLWVVLSAAGAMGLGTAVGGWRIIKTMGFKVVDLKPVDGFVAETSAALIIHTASTLGVPVSTTHTISTAIMGVGTTKGFKKVKWQVAGRIVTAWITTIPICIALGWLVYKVIQLVGA; translated from the coding sequence ATGGAACCTGCCTTTATCGGCCTCGTGGCCATCGTCGTGCTGGCGCTGGCCTTTGATTTCATCAACGGCTTTCACGACACCGCCAACGCCATCGCCACTTCCGTCGCCACCAAGGTGCTGACCCCCGCCCAGGCCATCGCCATGTCGGCGGTCCTGAACGTGGTGGGTGCACTGATGGGCACCGCCGTCGCCAAGACCATCTCCAAGGACATCATTCCGCAGGAATACGCCACGCTCGAACTCGTGGGGGCGGCGCTCGTCAGCGCGATCGTCTGGAACCTGTACACGTGGTGGAAGGGGCTGCCCAGTTCCTCCAGCCACGCGCTGATCTTCAGCCTCGTCGGGGCGGGCGTGGCGGCGGGCGGCTGGGGCATCATCATTCCCAAGGGCGTGAAAAAGACGCTGACGGGCCTGGTCACGAGTCCGGCGCTGGGCTTCGTGGTGCCCATCGTGCTGATGGGGCTGCTGTCCTGGCTGGCGCTGCGCTGGATGCGGCCCCGGACCGTGACGCGCACCTTTCGCTGGGCGCAGATCCTCAGCGCCGCCTTCATGGCCTTCTCGCACGGCGGCAACGACGCGCAAAAGACCATGGGGATCGTCACCTTCGCCCTCAGCGCGTACTACAACCAGAAGTATGACCTCGTGCCGTTGTGGGTGGTCCTCTCCGCTGCGGGAGCCATGGGCCTGGGCACCGCGGTGGGCGGCTGGCGCATCATCAAGACGATGGGCTTCAAGGTGGTGGACCTCAAGCCGGTGGACGGCTTCGTCGCCGAGACGAGCGCTGCGCTGATTATCCATACGGCCAGCACGCTGGGCGTTCCGGTCAGCACCACCCACACCATCAGCACCGCCATCATGGGCGTGGGCACCACCAAGGGCTTCAAAAAGGTCAAGTGGCAGGTGGCAGGCCGCATCGTGACCGCCTGGATTACCACCATTCCGATCTGCATCGCGCTGGGTTGGCTGGTGTACAAGGTAATTCAGCTGGTGGGAGCGTAA
- a CDS encoding quinone oxidoreductase family protein, whose protein sequence is MNALTFSRFGGPEVLEYREVPDPLPTAGEVLVRTQAIGLNFADVYRRQGRYHLAGQPPYIAGYEAAGVVEAVPPGSAFRPGNRVAFADSPYANAELVAVPEDKLIPLPDDISPETAAALLLQGLTAQFLTCDSHAVRAGETVLVQAAAGGVGLLLVQLARAAGARVLGLTSSPVKAEQALEAGANEVRLYPEDWVGAARAFGGEGVDVVYDSVGSTLAQSLEAARVGGHVVFYGMAGGDPPLVDPRMLMDTSRSLTGGDLWNILRTAEDRRSRAASLFDLLRSGALKVRIARTFPLADGAGAHAFLESRQSSGKVLLLP, encoded by the coding sequence ATGAACGCCCTCACCTTCAGCCGCTTCGGTGGCCCCGAGGTTCTGGAGTACCGGGAAGTGCCGGACCCCCTGCCCACTGCTGGAGAAGTCCTGGTGCGGACGCAGGCCATTGGCCTGAACTTCGCGGATGTGTACCGCCGTCAGGGGCGCTACCACCTCGCCGGGCAGCCGCCGTACATCGCTGGATACGAGGCGGCGGGCGTGGTCGAGGCCGTGCCCCCAGGCAGTGCCTTTCGCCCCGGAAACCGGGTGGCCTTTGCCGACAGTCCGTATGCCAATGCCGAACTCGTGGCCGTGCCGGAGGACAAACTTATCCCACTGCCGGACGACATCTCGCCCGAAACCGCGGCGGCGCTGCTTCTCCAGGGCCTGACCGCGCAGTTTCTGACGTGCGACAGCCACGCGGTGCGGGCAGGGGAGACGGTGCTCGTCCAGGCGGCGGCGGGAGGTGTAGGCCTGCTGCTGGTGCAACTGGCGCGGGCGGCGGGCGCGCGGGTGCTGGGCCTGACTTCCTCGCCCGTGAAGGCGGAACAGGCATTGGAAGCGGGCGCGAACGAGGTCCGGCTGTACCCGGAAGACTGGGTGGGCGCGGCCCGCGCGTTCGGCGGCGAGGGTGTGGACGTGGTGTACGACTCGGTGGGAAGCACACTTGCCCAGAGCCTTGAGGCGGCGCGGGTGGGCGGCCACGTCGTCTTCTACGGCATGGCGGGTGGCGATCCCCCGCTTGTGGACCCCCGGATGCTGATGGACACGTCAAGGTCGTTGACTGGCGGCGATCTCTGGAACATCCTCCGAACCGCCGAGGACCGCCGCAGCCGCGCCGCCTCCCTCTTCGATCTGCTGCGGTCCGGGGCCCTCAAGGTCCGTATCGCCCGCACTTTCCCCCTCGCAGACGGTGCTGGGGCGCACGCCTTCCTCGAAAGCCGCCAGAGCAGCGGCAAGGTGCTGCTGCTCCCCTGA
- a CDS encoding type III pantothenate kinase — protein sequence MPATSFPLLAVDIGNTSTVLGLTDERLQLTHTWRVRTNRDMLPDDVALQLHGLFALAGVSVPRAAVLSSVAPPVGENYALALRRHFGVTAFDVRSENLPDVTVELDQPGAVGADRLCNLFGAERYLRKYEYAVVVDFGTSTNFDVIGRGRRFVGGILATGAQVSADALFARAAKLPRINLEAPQSAIGKNTVHALQSGLVYGYAEMVDGLLRRVRAELPAPAVAVATGGFARTVEGICREIDHYDETLTLRGLVELWASRSENSASAWE from the coding sequence GTGCCCGCCACCTCTTTTCCCCTCCTCGCCGTGGACATCGGCAACACCAGCACGGTCCTCGGCCTGACCGACGAGCGGCTACAACTCACACACACCTGGCGCGTGCGGACCAACCGCGACATGCTGCCGGACGACGTGGCGCTGCAACTGCACGGCCTCTTCGCCCTGGCTGGGGTTTCCGTGCCCCGCGCCGCCGTGCTGAGCAGCGTCGCGCCGCCCGTGGGTGAGAATTACGCCCTGGCGCTGAGGCGACACTTTGGCGTCACGGCCTTTGACGTGCGGAGCGAGAACCTGCCCGACGTGACGGTAGAACTCGATCAGCCGGGAGCGGTGGGCGCGGACCGGCTGTGCAACCTGTTCGGAGCCGAGCGGTATCTGCGTAAGTACGAGTACGCCGTGGTGGTGGATTTCGGGACGAGCACCAACTTCGATGTGATCGGGCGGGGCCGCCGCTTCGTGGGGGGCATTCTCGCGACGGGCGCGCAGGTCAGCGCCGACGCCCTCTTCGCCCGCGCCGCCAAGCTGCCGCGCATCAATCTGGAAGCGCCGCAGAGCGCCATCGGCAAGAACACCGTCCATGCCCTGCAATCGGGGCTGGTGTACGGCTACGCCGAGATGGTGGACGGCCTGCTGCGCCGGGTGCGCGCCGAGTTGCCCGCCCCCGCCGTCGCCGTCGCCACTGGGGGCTTTGCCCGCACCGTGGAGGGCATCTGCCGCGAGATCGACCACTACGACGAGACGCTGACCCTGCGCGGGCTGGTGGAGTTGTGGGCGAGCCGATCCGAGAACAGCGCCTCGGCCTGGGAGTAG